From the Candidatus Brocadiaceae bacterium genome, one window contains:
- a CDS encoding helix-turn-helix domain-containing protein: MASEDRADARPAMPEWFTVGEAATYLDVSEPTIYRWMKEGLLSFYKIGGATRFSREGLDAVIEKSTGRKEAEAAAGRCSACGHNVLVEGRLQGAGRLYFRPFHARFWVFEESLVPTRAWVCAACGTVQMRADTAKLNRLRPRGRPPAEGPS; this comes from the coding sequence ATGGCCTCAGAAGACCGAGCAGACGCCAGGCCGGCGATGCCGGAGTGGTTCACGGTGGGCGAGGCCGCCACCTATCTGGACGTGAGCGAGCCGACGATCTACCGCTGGATGAAGGAGGGGCTGCTGTCGTTCTACAAGATCGGCGGCGCCACCCGGTTCTCCCGCGAGGGGCTGGACGCGGTCATCGAGAAGTCGACCGGCCGCAAGGAGGCCGAGGCCGCCGCCGGCCGCTGCTCGGCCTGCGGGCATAACGTGCTGGTCGAGGGCCGCCTGCAGGGGGCCGGCCGGCTCTACTTCCGCCCCTTTCACGCCCGCTTCTGGGTCTTCGAAGAGAGCCTGGTGCCCACCCGGGCGTGGGTCTGCGCCGCCTGCGGCACCGTGCAGATGCGCGCCGACACGGCCAAGCTGAACCGACTGCGGCCCCGGGGACGGCCGCCTGCGGAGGGGCCCTCGTGA